TGCACATGAGGCTACCCAGAGCTACACACAGGCTATGGATAACCTACAACGTAGCTACAGCTTTCATGTTTCCTCTCACATTACTGTCTTTGTTTCCTCAGGTGTCAATTACAGATCATTCAGGAACTTTCACGCCTCCTCGCATAAAaattctaaatcaatatattgttttatattgtttataCTTTTGTCATAACACGTTTATGTAGTTCCTGACTTGGGCACCTGATGTCTATAACAcctttattctctctctctctctctctctctctctctcttgcaatgtctaatgacatTACGCATTCTCAAGGATGTTCTTACGTTGTGTTATTCATGGACCACGGAAGGTTATGTGCATGGTGTCGAAAAAAATTGATGCTTGAGTTCAAATGAGTGGTAAAACCATGGTCGGCAATTCAGAAAATATGAAAACCCTCGCTTTGCATCCATGCACACAGTGTCAGTTGTGCTGGTTTGATGTCAagtttttataaaatgcaagttaataatataataataatattaccatgtgttttttattagttcatgttttatatcatttatttatcttttcttTTGCTGTGCAGTTTTTATGTCTGTACtgccaaaataaataaaataaatgcactGAAACTGCACAGTagcttttataaaaaatataacatgTACCTGAATTTGTCACGTTATCACCAGGAGGAATTCCATCCCACTCAATTGGGTAACCATCTGCACAGCATGTCAATGGCACAACCTGGTCTTTACACTTAATCTTAATTTCAGTTTTATCCACTATGATTTTGGGAcgtacacaaacaattttttGCCACTGAATGTACGGCATTGTGGACCTTTCTATTATACACAAGTATCTACCTGCAAGTAAACAAAGACCTACATATTATTTTATACAGCAAAACCAGTCAATGTATTACTTTGTACTTAcaaattctgtaaaaataaatgcataaaaataaatgcataccTTGGAAGTCATACTATAGTAATAGCACTGTTGCACTTTCACATTAGTAACACTTTCAGTAGAATCGGCATAAATCACATAACTTACCAGTGTCACTTTCACTTGCATCTTTCACAATTAGAGTGCTATTGTCATTTGTAATGGTGTATTTTGCACTGTTTTCTGCAGGATCTTTGTCATTCACTCTCCATTTCATTATTCCCTTAACATTATTTGGACGCATACACCTCAGCTCTACACTTTGGTGAGGATAAAATGTATCTTTGGTTGTCAGGATTTTTTCCTCTGAAAGTAAAAGCAATACAGTACATTTCAGCTTTCTTAATTTTACAAGCAATACTCATGCTCATATCATCAAATGTATGAATATTATGTGAGGCAGCAGAATGAACGTTGACCAATAAACACCAGAAAATAAGAGATCCATATAAAAGGAGAATTCAGAAATACGAATGTTTTAAGATTTTATACCACTTTCAGCAAAAGCATCCTGAGCTAAAGGGATCCCTTTTTTTGCTAGTATGTTAGAAACATTTGCATTTGCTAATGTTAAGTCCAGGTTATTGTTGGTCACAGTAATCTTGTAATCTGCAATAATGCTACCAGACCTATGAAGCAAAACATGCACAAAATAAGAAGATATTTGATTAACAAAAGGGTTAAAGACAACAACACCTGTGAAGTATACAGTAGATTCTAAACTTTCAAACCTAAAGCCAGTGACTTGAACTGAACGTTGAATGTAGTTAGGCAGATTTCTGTAGCTTTCTTCAATCTGTAAAAAACAAAAGCACCCAATGTACACTGAAGAGTGTGTAATACTTACAGTTACACTGACATATAgacataaaatacatttaagatTTAACAAAATTAATTGATTGGCTCCTTTAGTGcaattaaacaaaatgttaaattcCTTGTTTATTTTCCCCCAAAAGGTACAGTACCAAAACAAAATCAGTGTGTTTAATATATGAAATACTCACTGCTGACTTAATGCGATCTACATAAAAATTGTACTTCGCTTCAGTTTTGCTGGTGAGACTGGAGTCAAATGTGTGATCTATTCTCATCGACATTTTAATAACtggaaaaaaaatgaatacaaaatttacattttaaaatgtaacctAAAGTACAGCATAATCAGTGTTAGTACTGAGGATAGTTGTTTAAACCTTTTAATACTATCtccatttttaaataatgatgtgGATATTAAACTGTAGTATCAACGGATTTACACAACAATGCTCAATACTAACACTAAACCTTATGATACTGTACtttgtaaaacatttaaataaccctattttagaaaacataatcaacaaaaacaaaatcaaaatgaAGTTTAAAAACTctattttctaattttttttattctgtaaaatgtaatttttaatgcatATTTGTTAACAGAGCCAAACTCCCTGTTTACaactggtattaagatgcgttttggtcaATTGAATCACAAGCGGACAAAAGAGAAACATGCCCGTTCACACCCGGTGTTTTAATCCACTTCTTTTGTCTACTTTTgtccgcttctgtcctgattattTCAAGGGGACGGTCTATGGGCGAGTCCCTCTACTTTCATTAAAACATGAGCGGGAGGAATGACAGGTTTACTTTGATGCatactaatattatgtcagagtactgCTGCTTTTACCCgctcacaaaataaataaatgaaagaggCAAAGAGCATCcacttttagttttaataattCTAGCCTAAGACCTCGCTGAACCCTGTGGGTTCACGCAAGAAGTAAGggctgatttaaaaaaaaaaatgttgtcagTACATTTACACATTAGTTCAGTAGGTGAATAGTAAGCGGTCTtttgtggctgttcgaacacatacaaccatgtgaGCCTCTACAGCACAAAAGCAATTTAGTTACATGCGACTAACTCTAAATGTGACCCGAATGACCAAAATGCATcctaataccaggtgtaaacagccaaAGAGCGAAGTTTACAGTGTTAGTCAAATTATTTTTCTGAACTaaataaattcataaaaaaaatgtattgcatAATTTCATCAACTTAATTGATTTAATTAAAACATGGACAGTTTGCTGGATAATATTAATAGTtatcattaaatattaatttgtgGTGTACCTCATTATTTTAACCATACCTGTTTGTGTTGGTTTCATTGTAGTTGATGCTTCTGTTGCTATATTTGTTGGTGCTGGTTTTGctgtagttgttgttgttggtttTACTGTAGAATTTGTTGTAGTTGTTGTTGCTAATGATGTTGTTGCTGGTTTTGCTCCAGTTGTTGTTCTTGTTGGTTGTACTGtagtagttgttgttgttggtgttgcTGTATTTGTTGCCGTCGTTGTTTGTGttgtagttgttgttgttgctgctgctgATGTTGTTGTTGGTTGTGCTTTAGTTGTTGTAGTTGTTGGTTGTGctgtagttgttgttgttgttgttgttggctGTGCTGTAGTAGTAGCTGTTGTTGTTGGTTGTACTGTAGTTGTTGGTTGTGCTGTAGTTGTTGTAGTTGTTGGTTGTGctgtagttgttgttgttggctGTGCTGTAGtagtagttgttgttgttggttgTACTGTAGTTGTTGGTTGTGCTGTAGTTGTTGTCGTTGGCTGTGCTGTAGTAgtaatagtagtagtagtagtagtagtagtagtagtagtagttgttgttgttggttgTACTGTAGTTGCTGTAGTTGTTTGTTGTGCTGTAGTTGTTGTCGTTGGCTGTGctgtagtagtagtagttgttGTTTTTGGTTGTACTGTAGTTGCTGTAGTTGTTGGTTGTGCTGTAGTTGTTGTCGTTGGCTGTgctgtagtagtagtagtagttgttgttgttgtttttggttTTACTGTAGTTGCTGTAGTTGTTGGTTGTGCTGTAGTTGTTGTCGTTGGCTGTGctgtagtagtagtagttgttgttgttggttgtgctgtagttgttgttgttggttgTGCTGTAGATGTTGTCGTTGGCTGTGCTGTAGTAGTAGttgtagttgttgttgttgattgtACTGTAGTTGCTGTAGTTGTTGGTTGTGCTGTAGTTGTTGTTGGTTTTCCTACAGTTGTTGTtgcttgtgttgttgttgttggttgTGCAATTCTTGTAGTTGTTTGTGCTGTAGTAGTTGTTGTTGGTGGTGCTGTAGTTGTTGTTGGTTGTGCTGTAGTTGTTGTCGTTGGCTGTGCTGTAGTAGTAGTTGTTTTTGTTGGTTGTACTATAGTTGCTGTAGTTGTTGGTAGTGCTGTAGTTGTTGTCGTTGGCTGTGctgtagtagtagtagttgttgttgttgttgttggttgTGCTGTAGTTGTTGTCGTTGGCTGTGCTGTAGCAGTAGTTGTTGTAGtagtagttgttgttgttgttggttgTTCTGTAGTTGCTGTAGTTGTTGGTTGTGCTGTATTTGTTGTTGGTTTTCCTACAGTTGTTGTtgcttgtgttgttgttgttggttgTGCAATAGTTGTAGTTGTTTGTGCTGTAGTAGTTGTAGTTGTTTGTGCTGTAGTAGTTGTTGTTGGTTGTGctgtagttgttgttgttggttgTGCTGTAGGTATTGTTGTTGGCTGTGCTGTAGTAGTAGttgtagttgttgttgttggttgTTCTGTAGTTGTTGGTTGTGGTGTAGTTATTGTGCAGTTGGAATTTGGTCCACATACAGATGAATTCACCTGACATTCATTCACATCTGGAAAGAGTATTGCacatacaacaaaataaaactcGATATTTTcactaaaaaataaaacacatataTACTCTTATGAATAAATGttcttaaaagtttcttaacagTGATGTCATAGAATAACTATTTttggtcctcaaaaaaaaaaaaaaaaacgtcaaTGGTTCTTAGACAAACCATTTCTTTCATGACTTTTTATAGACAGCAATGTAGCTCAGTGTTATATTTGATTCACACTAGATATGATAGGTAATTTACGAAggtaatacacattttttttaagagtgtacttaTGCTAGTGTTGTATTGGGTAGCCAATaaaaaagatttaataaaaagagATGATttctaataaattatttaaactcTTATTGGTGcatatattattattactgaGAGTTAGAGAACCCAGATCTGATGTGAGATCTCACCTGTGCATGTGTTATTGATGCTGATGGTGAGATTTGGGAATGTTGCTGTAAATCCATCCAAACATGAGCAATTATAACCTCCATTTACATTTGTGCAGTTTGAATTTGGTCCACATACAGATGAGTTTACCTGACATTCATCCACATCtggaaaaacaacacatttagaggttaaaaaaaacttgtaggTCATGCTCACAGTCACACTTGTAGACTGTATTTGATGaaatatttgatgaacataaaCATGCCGTGGCTTttcatatattattattaatgacaaGCTGAGAACCCGGGTCTGATGTGAGATCTCACCTGTGCATGTGTTATTGATGCTGATGGTGATATTTGGGAATGTTGCTGTAAATCCATCTAAACATGAGCAACTGTAACCTCCATTTACATTTGTGCAGTTGGAATTTGGACCACATACAGATGAATTTACCTGGCATTCATCCACATCTGGAAAAAGAACAGCACAATagaaaattttactttaaaactttcctaattaataaaactattttaacattatgatttgattataatgtattttttataaaaacaatagtACAGAATATCGACCTTAGCATCAACAATACCAACACTGAATTAGGAAGAAcacataggggtggtttcccggactgGGATTAGTTTAAACCAGGACAAGGCCTtcgtttaattatgaaatataactagttttaccaaacataccttactaaaaacatgtgtgcattttgaggcaaaccAAAGggcattgatgtattttaagatatgtcagtgcaagtcgttttcagtttggacagctcttacatttattttagtctaggactagtctaatccctgtctgggaaaccgccccatataACCAAAAGTTCAAAACCTCAACTGTCAGCCATACAATAAACAATCTTGGTAATTTACAGAACAGAAGTGAAGCaagatttcttaaaaaatacctcGCCAAACTAACCCCAAACCAGTCTTATTTTTATATGGGGCGTTTACCGTAcaaggattagcttaagccaggactaggccttagtttaattaggatatttaagtcatttttaaaagcatagGCTTAAGCCCTATTTGAGGGGCTGTAgagggaaaccacccctaagtgTTTAATAAGTAATTtacaataattacattttaatttaactttattttactaCAGCATTGAAAATTGAAATAtgtacaataataaaaataaaagaacaaaACTGGAAAAGTGATGATGGTTGGGCCCCTTAGCGTTCTAATGGGCCTATATGCCTGAAATCCTCTACACCCCCAGTAATGTCGTCCCTGCCACCAGTGCCGGTCCTACAGTACATAATAAGCCATATAAACAGTTGCATGGGCTCTCTgtggccactagggggccccCCTATCGTGCATGAAAATGTAGTTGCTTGATGTGCCTGTCAATCATGTGCATTAACGTAAACTGtgcaaaatgaaaatgaaaccaGTCTGGTGCAAAGAAGATGAAAGAAAGATGAAAGAAAATGGGGTTGAATTAACAAGATAAAATACTTGTAAAAGTGGTTCTATACAATGCAATCACTTAGTAAACATACTAAATGGCctgggccgggtttcccaaaagcatcgtaaggctaAGTTGATCGTAAAAACGATCCTACGAATCATCTTAAAATTACGagccgtttcccaaaagcttcgtaacttaagtagcacttgaaaatcatcgtagatctacgagtgctctggagtaatcgttcatacataagtgcatcgtaagacaaacaaggtcacctgcaggacaaccagcaaattgcactcctgcaatgacgataatgtaatgttttaaatgtaatgtatatttatttattgggttcttctttgtttatttgtttaaatt
The nucleotide sequence above comes from Paramisgurnus dabryanus chromosome 12, PD_genome_1.1, whole genome shotgun sequence. Encoded proteins:
- the LOC135749721 gene encoding adhesion G-protein coupled receptor F1-like, encoding MGDDFRGQLIVDDSQEGDVDECQVNSSVCGPNSNCTNVNGGYSCSCLDGFTATFPNITISINNTCTDVDECQVNSSVCGPNSNCTNVNGGYNCSCLDGFTATFPNLTISINNTCTGEFICMWTKFQLHNNYTTTNNYRTTNNNNYNYYYSTANNNTYSTTNNNNYSTTNNNYYSTNNYNYYSTNNYNYCTTNNNNTSNNNCRKTNNKYSTTNNYSNYRTTNNNNNYYYNNYCYSTANDNNYSTTNNNNNNYYYYSTANDNNYSTTNNYSNYSTTNKNNYYYSTANDNNYSTTNNNYSTTNNNYYSTNNYKNCTTNNNNTSNNNCRKTNNNYSTTNNYSNYSTINNNNYNYYYSTANDNIYTNDNNYSTTNNYSNYSKTKNNNNNYYYYYSTANDNNYSTTNNYSNYSTTKNNNYYYYSTANDNNYSTTNNYSNYTQPTTTTTAQPTTTVQPTTTTTTTAQPTTTTTAQPTTTTTTAQPTTTVQPTTTATTTAQPTTTTTTTTAQPTTTTTKAQPTTTSAAATTTTTTQTTTATNTATPTTTTTTVQPTRTTTGAKPATTSLATTTTTNSTVKPTTTTTAKPAPTNIATEASTTMKPTQTVIKMSMRIDHTFDSSLTSKTEAKYNFYVDRIKSAIEESYRNLPNYIQRSVQVTGFRFESLESTITVTNNNLDLTLANANVSNILAKKGIPLAQDAFAESEYDCINESLGVGKIGDNVTGLCENGLKGLISYECKQIDLKNYWMPIKKDCVVEAIKDLERKAEVLFVEEIPEFMSNLSNTAKQNNIEISQSALTVKTIVEILYRIASMSQTITISQHVMEDFLKTVDIIVSDESKNTWEELNNDDTIANKSTELLQAIETISDCLSDDSFVISQSSIQLTRTTIENSFTGTSLLPDSTTQIMIPNVEPTLITIIIFTNLDNVLPTRNTSNNDNKTSENHINGDVVVIKVHENINNISFTFDITNTSLKNPQCVFWNFDLDHWDSTGCKVKGSGKETVTCECNHTTSFSILMSAIDNPALDYITYIGVAISMASLILSLIIEMIVWKSVTGNDTSYMRHVSIVNIAVSLLIADIWFIIGAATANPGQPTPVNPCSAAVFLIHFLYLSLFFWMFISALLLLNRNAMASSQISRAKMMVIAFTVGYCAPLLIAVITVASTAGAGRYIWTRDACWLNWFESKSLLAFVIPALTIVAFNLLVYIVVVCKILPREVGAQSDERHTLVIIARCLVILTPIFGLTWGFGIGSMVSSNFGIHVVFAILNSLQGFFVLVFGTLLDREVQESLPGKLLLQNLHSRNTWENNII